One Leptospira wolbachii serovar Codice str. CDC genomic region harbors:
- a CDS encoding beta-propeller fold lactonase family protein: MRKFNLNILPLFFCVSCFYHPLWRPYFFPEKDQFSKLHLQLAAALFLIQPRIYSLSKTSGVEGETIVIEGVNFSAEALENKVFFAGPVEAAIDAASQTSVTVRVPYGAKSGAITIQNNQGSSQSLDTFIVYRYFISFSAGTNTELYSLNMNTGEIVATPGSPYPLASNSAKFSANGKFAYSGGFGITNISSYAVNPTNGFLSSLNTNAGTTTIDPVFFAFHPSSRFLYVSSISGASIAAFAFDQNTGILTKINDYNQPCSCSLNHLAITHNGKFLYVTGNGGSEPIIGYLIDQATGVLSNLVGSPFATGISNLEALLIEPTSNYLYSVSGTSVIVGRQIDLSTGSLTAIPGSPFAGTAGNFRAVMHPSGRYFYTVNILGAQLAKHDISLTNGSLSSANSILTFGSNLQFVTLDPTGTYGFVSNISSNNFYQFRVDAVTGGTSLMNSGIPYPASTTPNVPEPFRVAQ; this comes from the coding sequence ATGCGAAAATTCAATCTTAATATATTACCTTTGTTTTTTTGTGTTTCTTGTTTTTATCATCCGTTATGGAGGCCCTATTTTTTCCCAGAAAAGGATCAGTTTTCCAAACTCCATTTACAACTTGCTGCGGCCTTATTCCTCATACAACCTAGGATCTATTCTCTTTCCAAAACTTCGGGAGTCGAAGGTGAAACGATAGTCATCGAAGGGGTGAACTTTTCCGCAGAAGCTTTAGAAAACAAAGTGTTCTTTGCTGGTCCTGTAGAAGCAGCCATCGATGCCGCAAGCCAAACGAGTGTCACAGTTCGCGTTCCCTACGGTGCAAAATCCGGAGCCATTACAATCCAAAACAACCAAGGTTCTTCGCAGAGCTTAGATACATTTATCGTATATCGCTATTTCATCAGTTTCTCTGCTGGCACCAATACAGAACTATACTCCCTCAATATGAATACTGGCGAGATAGTTGCGACACCAGGATCACCTTATCCACTGGCATCCAATTCTGCCAAGTTTTCAGCAAATGGAAAATTTGCTTATTCCGGTGGATTCGGAATCACCAATATCTCTAGTTATGCGGTAAATCCAACCAATGGATTTCTGTCTTCTCTAAATACCAATGCAGGCACCACAACAATCGATCCTGTATTCTTTGCCTTTCACCCATCAAGCAGATTTTTATATGTATCAAGCATTAGTGGTGCCAGCATCGCTGCTTTTGCCTTTGACCAGAATACGGGAATACTTACAAAGATAAATGATTATAACCAACCCTGCTCCTGCAGTCTCAACCATTTGGCAATCACTCACAATGGAAAATTTCTTTATGTCACTGGAAATGGTGGCAGCGAACCTATCATCGGTTATTTGATAGATCAGGCGACAGGGGTATTGTCTAATTTGGTCGGTTCTCCATTTGCGACGGGGATCTCCAATCTAGAGGCCCTTCTCATTGAGCCCACATCCAACTACTTATATTCCGTTTCTGGAACCAGCGTTATTGTTGGCAGGCAAATTGATTTGTCCACAGGGAGCCTAACAGCGATTCCAGGAAGCCCCTTTGCAGGAACAGCAGGAAACTTTCGGGCTGTGATGCATCCATCAGGAAGGTATTTTTATACAGTGAATATTCTAGGGGCACAATTAGCAAAACATGATATATCTTTAACTAATGGTTCCCTCTCCTCAGCAAATTCCATTCTGACCTTTGGATCCAACTTACAATTTGTTACATTGGATCCGACCGGTACTTATGGTTTTGTCAGCAATATTTCATCGAACAATTTTTATCAATTCCGAGTGGATGCAGTAACGGGAGGAACATCTCTAATGAACTCTGGCATTCCTTATCCTGCTTCGACTACCCCCAATGTCCCTGAACCTTTTCGAGTAGCACAATGA
- a CDS encoding RNA polymerase sigma factor produces the protein MKEKSYIELLDQAKSGDLRAWTTLQNRFSGFAIKFASKILNDDDLSQDVVQESFWDLYRNLEKITTPAAFPSLLKRNLIKYGDRILRKKENKNLVFLDPNEIDQNAEELDSSYFEKECFDTILKNVNQLDPADQKIIELYYYKNYSLSEISISEGKTLSFIKKRHIRLKQILRNGIGETFRPEARATYLMAA, from the coding sequence ATGAAAGAAAAAAGCTATATTGAACTTTTGGACCAGGCAAAGTCGGGAGATTTGCGTGCTTGGACTACTTTGCAAAATCGGTTTTCTGGTTTTGCTATCAAATTTGCGTCCAAGATTTTAAATGATGATGATCTTTCTCAGGATGTAGTTCAGGAATCTTTCTGGGACCTATATCGCAATCTGGAAAAAATCACGACTCCTGCGGCCTTTCCTTCTTTATTGAAGAGAAATCTCATCAAATACGGAGACCGGATTCTAAGAAAAAAGGAAAACAAGAATTTAGTTTTTCTAGATCCGAATGAAATTGATCAAAATGCAGAAGAATTAGATTCCTCATATTTTGAAAAAGAATGTTTCGATACTATTTTAAAAAACGTAAATCAGTTGGATCCAGCGGATCAAAAAATAATCGAACTATACTATTACAAAAATTATTCGTTATCCGAAATTTCGATCTCAGAAGGAAAAACTTTATCGTTCATCAAAAAGAGGCATATCCGCTTAAAGCAAATTCTTAGGAATGGAATTGGTGAAACCTTCCGCCCAGAGGCTCGTGCCACTTATCTCATGGCGGCTTAG
- a CDS encoding SpoIIE family protein phosphatase, with protein MTQFLTFVRSLFQSPAGVELRYQRYYVATNSIYVLAGLIHFTFIFFFSAVGAIEMALFNIGSVVWFGFTIWINRKKFLFTSLYLCFSEVFLHALAATYFFGWGAGYQYYMMLFATGIFLLPPGKNFLKFGSIVIGCLLFASTYYYSMSYPPLYVWSENFLALINVSNIIFSTLFHAGFAYYFTLAANVAEDSLERENKAQTAFFQNISHELRTPLTLISGSSESALLREEGLSSSEVKVVVNQSRRLTRLVNQLLDLQKITSGRMELRKSPLRLGEFLTQVSENFTAYVKRKNINFELILCDEPLFVDADPEQLDKCIFNYLSNSIKFTEAGGMIRFELQKKENEAVVSVRDTGVGMEETQIRRLFSRFGISEASLTREQEGTGLGLALVKELVELHGGKVGVESELGKGSHFYFTLPLLSIVSKEVKTNNNHYHLSRHEYIPDEVKHPFLSLEKTNLKRPTKLLVVEDNPDLRSYLGSILTRVGFHVLVAADGQAGLDAIYSETPDLIITDLMMPKLSGLDLIREIRKKEHLHSLPIILLTAKADESTRKEVHGEGADIYLSKPFLESELLSVVRNALRLKEKEFYLREELSRGIRIQKKLLPELNFDKGLISADLEFLPSDGIAGDYYVVQSLGGGKTFLFLADVSGHGFAAGMVSALLHFVLQLPETPKENPSICLERLNSYLYGNTAGLFVTAVAVVVDSHQNKFTWSKAGHEDIYLGTKDGFSPLIGKGKPLAVFSNWVGENNEVSYLSGDTLFLFSDGIFDVRSKDQTLFRDSGFLEWAKERTNWKEKTSLRNLLQMARNHQNSEKFEDDVTLLSVEFLK; from the coding sequence ATGACCCAATTTCTAACGTTTGTTCGCTCTCTCTTTCAGTCTCCAGCGGGAGTGGAACTCCGCTACCAAAGGTATTATGTAGCAACCAATTCTATTTATGTCTTAGCGGGTCTCATCCACTTCACCTTCATCTTTTTCTTTTCTGCTGTGGGAGCAATAGAAATGGCGCTCTTCAATATCGGGAGTGTAGTTTGGTTTGGGTTCACCATCTGGATCAATCGAAAGAAATTCCTTTTCACTTCTTTGTATTTATGTTTTTCAGAAGTGTTCCTGCACGCTTTAGCAGCCACGTACTTTTTTGGATGGGGCGCTGGATACCAATATTACATGATGCTTTTTGCCACAGGGATTTTTCTATTACCTCCTGGAAAAAACTTTCTTAAGTTTGGAAGTATAGTCATTGGATGTTTACTATTTGCATCTACCTATTATTATTCGATGTCCTATCCTCCCTTATATGTATGGAGTGAGAATTTTCTTGCTCTCATCAATGTATCCAATATTATTTTTTCTACACTCTTCCATGCTGGATTTGCTTACTATTTCACTTTGGCAGCTAACGTAGCCGAAGATTCATTGGAGAGAGAAAACAAAGCACAAACAGCTTTTTTTCAAAACATATCCCATGAATTACGAACTCCCCTCACCTTAATTTCGGGTTCATCGGAATCGGCCCTTCTGCGAGAAGAAGGGCTTTCTTCTTCAGAAGTAAAAGTTGTGGTAAACCAATCAAGACGACTCACTCGTTTGGTAAACCAACTCCTGGATCTCCAAAAAATTACTTCAGGTAGGATGGAACTTCGAAAGTCTCCACTTCGTTTGGGTGAATTTTTAACCCAGGTATCAGAAAACTTTACCGCCTATGTAAAACGGAAAAATATCAACTTCGAACTGATATTATGTGACGAACCTTTGTTTGTTGATGCAGATCCAGAACAATTAGACAAATGTATTTTTAATTATCTCTCCAACTCGATTAAGTTTACAGAAGCGGGAGGAATGATTCGTTTCGAATTACAAAAAAAAGAAAATGAGGCAGTGGTTTCCGTTCGAGATACTGGAGTTGGAATGGAAGAAACCCAGATCCGAAGATTATTTTCAAGATTTGGAATTAGCGAAGCTTCTCTAACTCGAGAGCAAGAAGGAACAGGACTTGGACTTGCTTTAGTAAAAGAATTAGTCGAATTACATGGCGGTAAGGTGGGAGTGGAAAGTGAACTAGGAAAGGGTTCTCATTTTTATTTCACTTTACCTCTTTTATCAATCGTTTCTAAAGAAGTGAAAACAAATAATAATCATTACCATCTAAGCAGACATGAATACATCCCTGATGAAGTAAAACATCCCTTTCTTTCTTTAGAAAAAACCAACCTAAAAAGACCCACCAAACTTCTAGTAGTTGAAGACAATCCCGATTTACGATCTTATTTAGGATCCATTTTAACTCGTGTGGGGTTTCACGTTCTTGTGGCAGCGGATGGACAAGCGGGGCTTGATGCGATCTATTCAGAAACGCCCGATTTAATTATCACCGACCTCATGATGCCTAAACTAAGCGGGCTCGACCTAATCCGTGAAATTAGAAAAAAAGAACATCTACATTCATTACCAATCATTCTACTCACAGCCAAAGCAGATGAATCCACAAGAAAAGAAGTACATGGAGAAGGAGCAGATATATACCTTTCGAAACCATTTCTAGAATCTGAACTTTTGAGTGTGGTTCGAAACGCTTTACGATTAAAAGAAAAAGAATTCTATCTTAGAGAAGAACTTTCCCGTGGCATTCGAATCCAAAAGAAACTTTTGCCCGAGTTGAACTTTGACAAAGGACTCATTTCGGCAGACTTAGAATTTTTGCCAAGTGATGGAATTGCTGGCGATTATTACGTTGTGCAATCATTAGGTGGTGGTAAAACTTTTTTATTTTTGGCTGATGTTTCGGGTCACGGTTTTGCCGCAGGAATGGTCTCTGCCCTATTACATTTTGTTTTACAACTACCCGAAACTCCTAAAGAAAATCCATCAATTTGTTTAGAACGTTTGAATTCCTATCTCTATGGAAACACTGCCGGTTTGTTTGTTACAGCAGTCGCGGTGGTAGTGGACTCCCATCAAAATAAATTTACTTGGTCAAAAGCGGGTCATGAAGATATTTATCTAGGCACAAAAGATGGATTTTCTCCACTTATCGGAAAGGGCAAACCATTGGCAGTTTTTTCAAACTGGGTGGGAGAAAATAATGAAGTGAGTTATTTGTCAGGCGATACACTCTTCTTATTCTCCGATGGAATTTTTGATGTTCGTTCCAAAGATCAAACTCTCTTTCGGGATTCTGGGTTTTTGGAATGGGCAAAAGAAAGGACTAATTGGAAGGAAAAAACATCCCTTCGTAATTTATTGCAAATGGCAAGAAACCATCAAAACTCAGAAAAGTTTGAAGATGATGTCACTTTGCTTTCCGTTGAATTTTTAAAATAG
- a CDS encoding proline dehydrogenase family protein, with product MFTKQMQYDDTEILRIAKNIDSNNGSLFQRCVFFITSRIIHFGFQYPKLKLQIFKFIDVLPSLKTKNIYSYFKIYIFDEDTEIPIFLKSSIHFFINTLSLNFLISFMISKAVKVFAKLFILTNSAKNLQPIGASARPRTYDVLGEIAVSPKEAKEYLRQYTELIEILPEVPVNIDPKLRTNISIKCSGIETRLYPESEEMSILFLKEVLRPILHLAMQKGIGINLDMEQYDLKSIITQTAMNLFLEEEFKSYPHFGIVVQAYLKSSKDELISWKEYAKFRGVPVTIRLVKGAYLEYERIKAEERGWVSPVFDTKRETDINFEENVLYLLESTPYLRPAFGTHNLRSLSFILYHAKNKSILDFEIQMLYGMAGKYKAGLESMGIIIREYSPIGSLLPGMAYLIRRLLENTSNQGFLYQMSLGKNLESLIINPKKETVNGI from the coding sequence ATGTTTACAAAACAAATGCAATATGATGATACGGAAATCCTTCGTATTGCGAAAAATATAGATTCGAATAATGGGTCTTTGTTTCAAAGATGCGTATTTTTTATTACCTCCAGAATCATTCATTTTGGATTTCAATATCCCAAATTAAAGTTACAGATTTTTAAATTTATTGATGTCCTCCCCTCTCTCAAAACAAAAAACATTTATTCGTATTTTAAAATTTATATTTTCGATGAAGATACGGAGATACCGATTTTTTTAAAATCTTCGATTCATTTTTTTATCAATACTTTATCCCTAAACTTTCTTATTTCTTTTATGATATCAAAAGCTGTAAAAGTTTTTGCCAAATTGTTTATCCTGACTAATTCAGCAAAAAACTTACAACCAATAGGTGCGTCCGCAAGGCCCCGCACTTATGACGTATTAGGCGAAATTGCAGTATCGCCCAAAGAAGCTAAAGAATATCTAAGGCAATATACGGAACTCATAGAAATTTTGCCAGAAGTGCCCGTAAATATCGACCCTAAACTACGCACCAATATTTCTATCAAATGTTCAGGGATCGAAACAAGATTATATCCAGAATCAGAAGAGATGAGTATCCTTTTTTTAAAAGAAGTTCTTCGCCCCATTCTTCATTTGGCGATGCAGAAAGGAATCGGAATCAATTTGGATATGGAACAATACGATCTAAAATCAATCATTACACAAACAGCGATGAATTTGTTTTTGGAAGAGGAATTCAAATCCTACCCTCATTTTGGTATTGTTGTACAAGCTTATTTAAAATCTTCCAAAGATGAATTAATTTCTTGGAAAGAATATGCAAAGTTCCGGGGAGTTCCCGTCACCATTCGACTTGTGAAGGGAGCTTACTTAGAATATGAACGTATCAAAGCAGAAGAACGTGGCTGGGTTTCTCCTGTTTTTGATACCAAAAGAGAAACAGATATAAATTTTGAAGAAAATGTTTTATATCTTTTGGAATCGACTCCTTACCTTCGACCTGCATTTGGAACACATAATCTTCGATCGCTTTCCTTTATTCTATATCATGCTAAAAATAAATCCATTTTGGATTTTGAAATTCAAATGTTATATGGAATGGCCGGAAAATACAAAGCTGGATTAGAGTCGATGGGAATTATTATAAGAGAATATTCTCCCATTGGATCTTTACTTCCTGGAATGGCATACTTGATTCGTAGATTATTAGAGAATACCTCCAACCAAGGTTTTTTATATCAAATGAGTCTTGGAAAAAACTTAGAATCCTTGATCATCAATCCAAAAAAGGAAACAGTCAATGGAATTTAG
- a CDS encoding ClpP family protease, whose amino-acid sequence MEATQVYSNGQIENVYLEQRKVFLWGEVNDNSARYLIDRFLYLEALDPTRPVTLYIHSPGGSTYAGLAILDVMKSLHNPVYTICLGMAMSFGAVLLLSGAKGNRFAYPHSKVLIHQPHVMGEFKGPAEDIRIFAESVRREKDLLNEIMAKATGQPLERIMEDTERDTWFSATEALEYGVIDKIIGV is encoded by the coding sequence ATGGAAGCAACTCAAGTTTATTCGAATGGACAAATCGAAAATGTATACTTAGAACAACGAAAAGTTTTTCTCTGGGGGGAAGTGAATGATAACTCCGCCAGGTACCTGATCGATCGATTTTTGTATCTGGAAGCATTGGATCCTACAAGGCCTGTCACTTTATATATACATTCTCCTGGAGGATCCACTTATGCAGGTTTGGCGATTCTTGATGTAATGAAAAGTCTACATAATCCCGTTTATACTATTTGTTTAGGTATGGCCATGTCATTTGGTGCGGTTCTTTTACTTTCTGGAGCCAAGGGAAACCGTTTTGCCTACCCTCATAGTAAGGTGCTGATCCACCAACCACATGTTATGGGAGAATTCAAAGGGCCGGCAGAAGACATTCGAATTTTTGCCGAATCAGTCAGAAGGGAAAAAGATTTGTTAAACGAAATTATGGCAAAGGCAACTGGCCAACCTTTAGAGAGAATCATGGAAGACACGGAGCGAGATACTTGGTTTTCAGCGACTGAAGCGCTGGAATATGGGGTAATTGATAAAATTATTGGGGTTTGA
- a CDS encoding SH3 domain-containing protein, whose translation MKNPIGVIILLFVSCYSQQLLPCEPFEPVFLKPIDTSREDKDFFSFKQKLEKAIQEKNLKFIESIIDPQISFEFAEDGMGKTKFLKYWKLDKNPKNSEFWNELSQMINLGFTFKDNIWSAPFLFNQTPESIDSYSFSLITGNTVNIRNKPSKKGAVLTQLSWEFVKNEYDESNANQKQLPNEPCNWKKVCISDGQVGYICEQYLRSPMDHRVGFSKKNNSWMMIFFVEGGD comes from the coding sequence ATGAAAAACCCTATTGGAGTGATTATACTCCTCTTTGTCTCATGTTATTCCCAACAACTCCTTCCCTGTGAACCATTTGAACCGGTGTTTTTAAAACCAATTGATACATCACGAGAAGATAAAGATTTCTTTTCATTCAAACAGAAGTTAGAAAAAGCGATCCAAGAGAAAAATCTAAAATTCATTGAATCAATAATAGATCCTCAGATTTCTTTTGAATTTGCTGAGGACGGGATGGGGAAAACAAAATTTTTAAAATATTGGAAATTGGATAAAAATCCAAAGAACTCTGAATTTTGGAACGAACTCTCGCAAATGATAAACCTCGGTTTTACATTTAAAGATAATATTTGGTCAGCTCCGTTTTTATTCAACCAAACACCTGAATCCATTGATTCCTATAGCTTTTCGCTTATTACGGGAAATACAGTCAATATTCGGAATAAACCTTCCAAAAAGGGGGCGGTCCTAACGCAACTTAGCTGGGAGTTTGTTAAAAATGAATATGATGAATCAAATGCAAACCAAAAACAACTTCCCAATGAACCGTGTAATTGGAAAAAGGTTTGTATTTCTGATGGGCAAGTTGGGTATATTTGTGAACAATATTTACGAAGTCCGATGGATCACCGCGTTGGTTTTTCTAAGAAAAACAACTCATGGATGATGATTTTCTTTGTAGAAGGTGGAGACTAA
- a CDS encoding aldehyde dehydrogenase family protein: MEFRNETIRDFSVNTERTALSSVLNSIKNSLPFEVPISVGGMEKFSANRFVHKNPWSPDLVVSKVSLAKTNDLQEAIEISKVNWNKWQELPQEIRSNILLKVAEKLVSKKDFIISVCVWETGKHITEAEIEFAEAVDFCRYYAMIAINQLLPKNVNLLGEDNLYYYKPKGIVGCISPWNFPMAIFTGMCAGPIVTGNIVIAKPAEETSATAYEITKCFWEAGVPKEIFHFLPGLGSEIGEAIVTHPEVSVINFTGSRDIGLSILQKASFVSPGQRIIKKVICELGGKNAMIVDADADLDVAIQCILSSAFGFQGQKCSALSRLFVHNDCYDKLKERLIAAMDGLLIGSPLDFENRVGPVIHEESYQRLLNLQKENESFLATKTSLIPDNGYYIAPSLYEPQLDSSMWTSEIFGPLLSMLKISSFSMGIKYANDSDYALTCGVISRNPKHLLQAKLEIEAGNLYVNRGITGAVVNRQPFGGGKLSGTGAKAGGPDYLHLFVDGKTYTENTMRQGFSRDTIQ; the protein is encoded by the coding sequence ATGGAATTTAGAAATGAAACCATTCGTGATTTTTCAGTGAATACAGAAAGAACCGCCTTAAGTTCTGTATTAAATTCTATTAAGAATTCACTTCCTTTCGAGGTTCCCATTTCCGTCGGTGGTATGGAGAAATTTTCGGCAAATCGTTTTGTTCACAAAAACCCTTGGTCACCAGATCTCGTGGTGTCAAAGGTTTCTCTTGCTAAAACCAATGACTTACAGGAAGCCATTGAAATTTCCAAAGTTAATTGGAATAAGTGGCAAGAGCTGCCACAAGAAATACGTTCGAACATATTGCTAAAAGTCGCAGAAAAATTAGTTAGTAAAAAAGATTTTATTATCTCTGTTTGTGTTTGGGAAACAGGAAAACATATTACGGAAGCAGAAATTGAATTTGCAGAAGCCGTCGACTTTTGCCGTTACTATGCAATGATTGCTATCAATCAACTTCTTCCGAAAAATGTAAACTTGTTAGGTGAAGACAATTTATACTACTACAAACCAAAGGGAATCGTAGGTTGTATCTCTCCTTGGAATTTTCCCATGGCCATATTTACTGGAATGTGTGCAGGCCCCATTGTAACAGGAAACATAGTCATTGCCAAACCAGCAGAAGAAACATCCGCTACAGCTTATGAAATCACAAAATGTTTTTGGGAGGCCGGTGTTCCGAAAGAAATTTTCCATTTTTTACCGGGACTTGGTTCCGAAATCGGGGAAGCCATTGTCACTCACCCGGAAGTTTCTGTAATCAATTTTACAGGTTCCAGGGATATCGGTCTTTCCATTCTTCAAAAAGCTTCCTTTGTTTCTCCCGGACAACGTATCATTAAAAAAGTTATCTGTGAGTTAGGTGGAAAAAATGCAATGATAGTTGATGCAGACGCCGACCTGGACGTTGCGATCCAATGCATACTTTCTTCTGCGTTCGGATTCCAAGGTCAAAAATGCAGTGCCCTCTCTCGACTTTTCGTACATAACGATTGTTATGATAAATTAAAGGAAAGATTAATCGCAGCCATGGATGGATTATTGATTGGCTCACCCTTGGATTTTGAAAATCGAGTTGGACCTGTAATTCATGAAGAAAGTTATCAGCGACTTTTGAACTTACAAAAGGAGAATGAGAGTTTTTTAGCAACAAAAACTTCCTTAATTCCAGATAACGGATATTATATTGCACCAAGTTTGTATGAACCACAACTCGATTCCTCCATGTGGACCTCGGAAATCTTTGGACCTTTACTTTCGATGCTAAAGATTTCGAGTTTTTCTATGGGAATCAAATACGCAAATGATTCTGACTACGCACTTACTTGTGGAGTTATCTCAAGGAATCCAAAACATCTGTTGCAGGCAAAATTGGAAATAGAAGCGGGAAACCTATACGTCAACCGTGGGATCACTGGGGCCGTAGTCAACAGACAACCATTTGGTGGAGGAAAACTATCTGGAACCGGAGCTAAAGCTGGCGGACCAGACTATTTACATCTTTTTGTAGATGGAAAAACCTACACCGAGAATACAATGCGCCAAGGTTTCTCAAGAGACACTATCCAATGA
- a CDS encoding MBL fold metallo-hydrolase, with protein sequence MFIRANFSVLFILFVCGLSCQVTSHKVTPYVSNSSTETIPLSPKPKVEVEFQVVKVADWEASLAGLLDLDDPKAKAAGLKDRLEPISIYFYLIKHPKYGSFMIDSGMGENFPNGKDGRLVSSIVESQMHFDKLKVYETTNTYLKKNKIDLKGVFFTHLHLDHTLGSYEMDRSIPFYVGPGEVTSKYFINIFVQGSTNRLLGENPNLIQFDFGKSPNEIVVLDFFADQSFYILSVPGHTPGSLAFYIRSKEGGHLILGDSCHTRWGWKEGVTPGAFTTDRKLNRKSLDFLKGLAETHKPKFVYPGHQERISSSEK encoded by the coding sequence ATGTTTATTAGAGCAAACTTTAGTGTTTTGTTTATTCTTTTTGTTTGCGGACTTTCCTGTCAGGTAACTTCACATAAAGTAACTCCTTATGTTTCTAATAGTTCTACTGAAACCATCCCGTTGTCTCCCAAACCAAAAGTTGAGGTTGAATTCCAAGTGGTCAAAGTCGCCGATTGGGAAGCCTCTCTTGCTGGGCTTTTAGACTTGGATGATCCAAAAGCCAAAGCAGCAGGTTTGAAGGATCGACTCGAGCCTATTTCTATTTATTTTTATCTCATCAAACACCCAAAATACGGAAGTTTTATGATCGATTCTGGAATGGGAGAAAACTTCCCTAATGGAAAGGATGGGCGCCTTGTCAGCTCCATCGTGGAATCGCAAATGCATTTTGATAAACTTAAAGTGTATGAAACGACTAACACCTATTTGAAAAAAAATAAAATAGATTTAAAGGGAGTGTTTTTTACTCATCTGCATTTAGATCATACTCTTGGTTCCTATGAGATGGACAGGTCGATTCCTTTTTATGTGGGGCCGGGTGAGGTAACTAGCAAGTATTTCATTAACATTTTTGTGCAAGGATCCACCAATCGTTTGTTAGGAGAAAATCCAAACTTAATTCAATTTGATTTTGGTAAAAGTCCAAATGAAATTGTCGTCCTTGATTTTTTTGCAGATCAGAGTTTTTATATTCTTTCCGTACCGGGACATACACCGGGAAGTTTAGCATTTTACATTCGCTCAAAAGAAGGCGGGCACTTGATACTTGGGGATTCTTGTCATACCAGATGGGGATGGAAAGAAGGAGTCACACCAGGTGCTTTTACAACGGACCGCAAACTCAATCGGAAAAGTTTGGACTTTTTAAAAGGATTGGCTGAAACACATAAACCTAAGTTTGTCTATCCGGGACACCAAGAAAGAATATCAAGTTCGGAAAAGTAA
- the rocD gene encoding ornithine--oxo-acid transaminase, which translates to MGNLTDLLIEKESKFGAFNYSPLPVVLVKGEGIYLWDIEGKKYYDFLSAYSAVNQGHCHPKIVEVFQRQSSILTLTSRAFHNNKLSLFTEFMCSTFGYDRVLPMNTGVEAGETAVKLARKWGYQKKKIPHNQAKIIFCEGNFWGRTIAAISSSTDPKSKNDFGPFLSGYEIIPYNDLKTLEKATSDPNVAAFMVEAIQGEAGVIVPHENYLREAKRICELHNVLLIVDEIQTGLGRTGKLLCSDHSAIKPDLLLLGKALSGGMMPISCVLGSDEILLLLKPGEHGSTFGGNPLACEVAMTAVKTILEEGMSENSETMGALFRDTIKSWNHPLVQSVRGKGLLNAVQFMEIVDAKKLCIELMKLGILAKETHKNTVRFAPPLVIREAEMKQALEIIKSAIDLFL; encoded by the coding sequence ATGGGAAATTTAACGGATTTACTAATTGAAAAAGAATCTAAGTTTGGAGCCTTTAATTATTCTCCGTTACCGGTTGTATTGGTAAAAGGTGAAGGTATTTATCTTTGGGATATAGAAGGAAAAAAGTATTATGATTTTCTTTCTGCATACAGTGCTGTGAATCAAGGTCACTGCCATCCAAAAATTGTGGAAGTTTTCCAAAGACAATCATCCATCCTTACGCTTACTTCCCGAGCCTTCCATAACAACAAACTTTCGCTATTTACTGAGTTCATGTGTTCTACATTTGGATACGATAGAGTATTGCCAATGAATACGGGGGTGGAGGCAGGAGAAACAGCTGTTAAACTAGCTAGGAAATGGGGATACCAAAAGAAAAAAATTCCACACAACCAGGCAAAAATCATATTCTGTGAAGGGAATTTTTGGGGTAGAACGATTGCCGCCATCTCTTCGTCTACAGATCCGAAAAGTAAAAATGATTTTGGTCCTTTTCTTTCTGGATACGAAATCATTCCCTACAATGACTTGAAAACTTTGGAAAAGGCAACTTCTGATCCGAATGTGGCTGCTTTTATGGTAGAGGCGATTCAAGGCGAAGCTGGTGTCATTGTTCCTCATGAAAATTATCTAAGAGAAGCAAAAAGAATATGCGAATTACATAATGTACTATTGATTGTTGACGAAATACAAACTGGTTTGGGTAGAACAGGAAAACTTCTATGTTCCGATCATTCTGCAATAAAACCTGATTTGTTACTTCTCGGTAAAGCTCTTTCGGGTGGAATGATGCCCATTTCCTGCGTGTTAGGTTCCGATGAAATTCTATTACTTTTAAAACCTGGTGAACATGGCTCTACCTTTGGTGGAAATCCACTTGCTTGCGAAGTGGCAATGACCGCTGTGAAAACAATTTTAGAGGAGGGGATGTCAGAGAATTCTGAAACAATGGGGGCATTATTTAGAGATACGATAAAATCTTGGAATCACCCACTAGTGCAATCGGTTCGGGGAAAAGGTCTTTTAAATGCGGTTCAATTCATGGAGATAGTAGATGCAAAAAAACTTTGTATTGAGCTAATGAAACTGGGGATTTTGGCCAAAGAAACTCATAAAAATACAGTTCGGTTTGCACCACCCCTTGTGATCCGGGAAGCCGAGATGAAACAAGCTTTGGAAATTATTAAAAGTGCAATTGATTTGTTCTTGTAG